From one Papilio machaon chromosome 16, ilPapMach1.1, whole genome shotgun sequence genomic stretch:
- the LOC106715818 gene encoding synaptic vesicle glycoprotein 2B has translation MSDQLEAFIGNDHQDSYRITPMQEVDLALKECGIGWFHVLLLTSSIIGLIAGILVTNTTPYIIPIAECDLNMSLIQKGLLNAMPYIGMTLVSILVGFLTDTFGRKIFLVSGFCGLFLFAVVGGSSQSYKVLVMAKFFEGVFDRQYGFRQRRSAGDLLAYLTHRWSEAIEGKGEALAVSLDVAKAFDRVWHRALLSKLPSYGLPEKLRAWIASFLEGRSIKVVVDGACSDPKPINAGVPQGCVLSPTLFLLHINDMLQISNIHCYADDSTGDALLAMSFGPNLTMTSEFCYKEIRDRVILFRSSFKAVAQIIVAAMSWGILSHDWNLILFNGYINLHIWNIYLYLMSIWSLLSFVLYLVLPESPKFYITQNKFTEAKHVIFKIYTMNTGKPAETFTYFNLWKNKENEIIDQEPKTKVETFKQQLLTGLNNVKPMFKKPLVSYLVLISAMNFLSLGFYNIIRLWFPQLSTIVEHYSNFNGDNNLCDLLDTYIHNLNTKRVNTTLSEVCVPTRSGDETYINSMILGCVCIIPFVLSGILVNKVGKKNLFIAGGLICIGVTLGIRWANSKFAVVALFSVDVAVLQTLTGLYQASTVELFPTRMKTLAIAVIMTLGRIGTLMGNVAFPILLNMGCVVPFYSLTSVMICVTAMALFLPKS, from the exons ATGTCAGATCAATTGGAGGCATTTATAG GAAATGATCATCAAGATTCCTATAGAATAACACCTATGCAGGAAGTTGATTTAGCTCTTAAAGAATGTGGAATAGGTTGGTTTCATGTGTTACTACTGACGTCATCAATCATTGGATTGATAGCTGGTATACTAGTGACAAATACAACACCTTACATAATACCAATAGCTGAATGTGACTTGAACATGAGTTTGATACAAAAGGGATTGTTAAATGCAATGCCATACATAG gCATGACACTGGTATCAATTTTGGTTGGTTTCCTAACCGATACCTTCGGACGGAAAATATTTCTGGTCTCTGGTTTTTGTGGACTTTTCCTCTTTGCTGTAGTCGGTGGATCCAGTCAAAGCTATAAAGTTCTGGTTATGGCGAAATTCTTTGAGGGAGTTTT CGATCGTCAGTACGGTTTCCGACAGCGTCGCTCAGCTGGTGATCTTCTTGCGTACCTCACGCATCGATGGTCGGAGGCGATCGAGGGCAAGGGGGAGGCCCTGGCGGTTAGTTTGGACGTGGCCAAGGCCTTTGATCGGGTATGGCACAGAGCACTTCTCTCGAAGCTGCCTTCCTACGGGCTACCCGAGAAACTACGCGCCTGGATTGCCAGCTTTTTGGAGGGTCGAAGCATCAAAGTCGTTGTCGACGGTGCATGCTCGGACCCCAAACCAATTAATGCTGGTGTCCCACAGGGCTGTGTACTGTCGCCCACCctgtttcttctgcatatcaatgacatgcTGCAAATTAGCAACATCcattgttatgcagacgatagTACGGGTGATGCATT aTTAGCAATGTCGTTCGGTCCAAACTTGACGATGACTTCCGAGTTTTGCTACAAGGAGATTAGAGACCGGGTGATATTGTTCAGATCTTCGTTCAAAGCGGTCGCTCAGATTATAGTTGCAGCGATGTCTTGGGGCATACTCTCACATGATTggaacttaattttatttaatggatATATAa ATCTTCATATTTGGAATATTTACCTTTACTTGATGTCTATCTGGTCATtgctttcatttgttttatatctagtTCTACCCGAAAGTccgaaattttatataacccAAAATAAATTCACGGAAGCAAAACacgtgatatttaaaatatatacaatgaaTACAGGAAAACCTGCTGAAACTTTCACG TATTTCAACTTATGGAAGAATAAAGAAAACGAAATCATAGACCAAGAGCCAAAGACAAAAGTGGAGACTTTTAAGCAACAATTGTTAACTGGACTCAATAACGTGAAGCCGATGTTTAAAAAACCATTGGTTAGTTATCTCGTTTTAATATCTGCTATGAACTTCTTAAGCTTGGgttt TTACAACATAATAAGGTTGTGGTTCCCGCAGCTGTCAACCATTGTCGAACAttacagtaattttaatgGTGATAATAATTTGTGTGATCTATTAGATACGTATATACATAATTTGAATACGAAAAGAGTTAATACAACATTATCTGAAGTTTGTGTACCg ACACGCAGTGGCGATGAAACATACATCAACAGTATGATTTTAGGTTGCGTTTGTATTATACCGTTTGTATTAAGCGGTATTCTAGTGAACAAAGTTGGTAAGAAGAATTTGTTCATAGCCGGTGGTCTTATATGCATTGGTGTTACTTTGGGTATAAGATGGGCGAACTCGAAATTTGCTGTGGTCGCATTATTCTCTGTAGATGTCGCGGTATTACAAACTTTGACAGGTTTATACCAAGCTTCAACAGTTGAACTATTTCCAACAAGAATGaa AACTCTTGCTATCGCCGTCATCATGACTTTGGGACGTATTGGTACACTTATGGGCAATGTGGCATTCCCTATACTTCTCAACATGGGCTGTGTTGTACCTTTCTACTCTCTAACTTCTGTGATGATAT gtGTAACAGCAATGGCCCTTTTTCTTccaaaatcataa
- the LOC106715817 gene encoding synaptic vesicle glycoprotein 2A codes for MSEIDLTVLDAGGKERQDPEILTSMQEIDLALKECGIGWFHVLLMTSSFVGLIAGVLVTNTTPYILPIAECDLNMNLIQKGLLNAMPYIGMTIVSIVAGFLTDTFGRKIFLVYGFGGLFIFTIIGGSSQSYEVLVMVKFFEGILFAISFSPTLTITSEFCYKEIRDRVVLFRSSFTAFAQILVAAMSWGILTHDWNYSLFNGYIELHVWNFYIYLMSLWAFFSFVLYAILPESPRFYLSQKKYNEARKILIKMYTMNTGKPAETYKYIDLWKNKEEEMIEEEPERKIMASFKHQLITGLLNVKPMLRKPLLGYLLLISGLNFLSMALYNVIRLWFPQLSAIVEHYSNIDGENDLCGMLDSYTHDQNIRSLNTTSSEVCVPTRSGNETYINSIILGCVCIIPFALSGILVNKVGKKNLYIAAGLICVCITLAIRWADSKVAVVALFSVDTAISQTMIGLFQALTLELFPTTIRTLAISVIMTFGRIGTLVGNVAFPVLLNMGCVVPFYSLTGVMICVTIMALFLPKS; via the exons atgagtgAAATTGATTTAACAGTTTTGGATGCTGGGG GAAAGGAGCGTCAAGATCCTGAAATACTAACGTCTATGCAAGAAATTGATTTGGCTCTGAAAGAATGTGGAATTGGCTGGTTTCATGTTTTACTAATGACGTCATCGTTCGTTGGATTGATAGCAGGCGTTCTTGTGACAAACACAACACCTTACATATTGCCGATAGCAGAATGTGACttgaatatgaatttaatacaaaaaggaTTATTAAATGCAATGCCTTAcatag GAATGACAATAGTTTCTATAGTTGCCGGTTTTCTAACGGATACATTTGGCAGAAAGATCTTTTTGGTCTACGGTTTTGGTGGGcttttcatatttacaattatcgGTGGATCAAGTCAGAGCTATGAGGTTTTAGTTATGGTGAAGTTCTTCGAAGGGATTCT ATTTGCAATATCGTTCAGTCCGACTTTGACAATAACATCGGAATTTTGCTACAAAGAGATCAGAGATCGAGTGGTCCTGTTCAGATCATCTTTTACCGCGTTTGCTCAGATACTTGTTGCTGCGATGTCTTGGGGAATACTTACGCACGATTGGAACTACAGCTTGTTTAATGGATATATAg aaCTTCATGTATGGAATTTCTACATCTACCTGATGTCTCTGTGggcgtttttttcttttgtgcTCTACGCCATTTTACCAGAAAGTCCCAGATTTTACTTAAGTCAAAAGAAGTATAATGAAGCGagaaaaatactaattaaaatgtatacaatgAACACGGGAAAACCAGCTGAAACATACAAG TACATCGATCTATGGAAGAACAAAGAGGAGGAAATGATAGAAGAAGAGCCAGAGAGAAAAATAATGGCCAGCTTTAAACATCAGCTGATAACTGGACTTCTTAATGTGAAACCAATGTTAAGGAAACCGTTGCTCGGATACCTGCTGCTGATATCTGGTTTGAATTTCTTAAGTATGGCTTT ATACAACGTAATACGGCTGTGGTTTCCTCAGCTGTCGGCCATTGTTGAACATTACAGTAATATTGATGGTGAAAACGATTTGTGTGGAATGCTTGATTCTTATACACATGATCAGAATATTAGGAGTTTGAATACAACTTCATCTGAAGTCTGTGTGCCG ACACGCAGTGGCAATGAAACATACATCAACAGTATTATTTTAGGCTGCGTTTGCATAATACCGTTTGCCTTAAGCGGTATTCTAGTGAACAAAGTTGGTAAAAAGAATTTGTATATAGCCGCAGGATTAATATGCGTTTGTATCACCTTGGCAATAAGATGGGCGGACTCCAAAGTTGCGGTGGTCGCACTATTCTCCGTTGATACTGCGATATCCCAGACTATGATTGGTTTGTTTCAGGCGTTAACGCTTGAATTGTTTCCAACAACAATAag AACTCTTGCGATCTCAGTAATCATGACTTTTGGTAGAATCGGAACTCTCGTAGGCAACGTAGCTTTCCCTGTCCTGCTCAATATGGGATGTGTTGTACCTTTTTATTCGCTTACAGGGGTTATGATAT GTGTGACAATAATGGCTCTGTTCCTGCCGAAATCATGA